The following proteins come from a genomic window of Acidobacteriota bacterium:
- the obgE gene encoding GTPase ObgE, whose translation MFVDEVTVTLRGGDGGNGCCSFRREKYVEHGGPNGGDGGSGGSIWLEADLDTSTLLAYRFKREHRAERGQHGQGSDKTGRSAHDLILKVPVGTQVLDVDGVQSLADLTEPGQRFCAARGGDGGRGNAKFKTATHRAPTRWEPGFPGLESTFRLELKLLADVGLIGFPNAGKSTLISRISAARPKIADYPFTTLEPNLGVVDRGGYRSFVVADIPGLIEGAHTGAGLGIRFLRHVERCRLLLHLVDGTGYERDPIDGIVAIRDELRHYSAELAKKPEMIVLTKTDSLADGETQQRVEAWATEHGLPFLAVSSVRGDGLDQLKHRVGERLDELRAADPTV comes from the coding sequence ATGTTCGTCGATGAAGTCACGGTCACCCTTCGGGGCGGCGACGGCGGAAACGGCTGCTGTTCGTTCCGGCGGGAAAAATACGTCGAGCATGGTGGCCCCAACGGTGGCGACGGCGGAAGCGGCGGTTCGATCTGGCTGGAAGCCGATCTCGATACTTCCACACTCCTGGCCTACCGCTTCAAACGAGAGCACCGGGCGGAACGCGGTCAGCACGGACAGGGGTCCGACAAGACCGGACGTTCCGCACACGACCTGATCCTCAAGGTGCCGGTGGGAACCCAGGTTCTCGATGTCGACGGCGTTCAGTCTCTCGCCGATCTGACCGAACCGGGGCAGCGATTCTGCGCCGCGCGCGGTGGCGACGGCGGCCGTGGGAATGCGAAGTTCAAGACGGCGACCCATCGCGCGCCGACACGTTGGGAGCCCGGCTTCCCGGGTCTCGAGTCGACGTTTCGATTGGAACTGAAACTGCTGGCCGACGTGGGCCTCATCGGATTCCCCAACGCCGGCAAGTCCACGCTGATCTCGCGAATCTCGGCTGCACGACCGAAGATCGCCGACTACCCATTCACGACATTGGAACCGAATCTTGGCGTAGTCGATCGTGGGGGGTACCGGTCGTTCGTCGTGGCGGACATCCCGGGACTGATCGAAGGCGCCCACACCGGCGCGGGACTGGGCATCCGATTTCTGCGTCACGTCGAACGCTGCCGTCTCCTTCTACATCTGGTAGACGGCACCGGCTACGAGCGAGATCCCATCGACGGCATCGTCGCCATCCGTGACGAACTGCGACACTACTCGGCGGAGTTGGCAAAGAAACCCGAGATGATCGTGCTGACCAAGACCGACTCGCTGGCCGACGGAGAGACCCAGCAGCGGGTCGAGGCGTGGGCGACGGAGCACGGCTTACCGTTCCTGGCGGTGTCGTCGGTTCGTGGTGACGGACTCGATCAACTGAAACACCGTGTCGGTGAGCGACTCGACGAGCTGCGTGCCGCGGATCCCACGGTATGA